The following proteins are encoded in a genomic region of Bosea beijingensis:
- a CDS encoding sulfite oxidase heme-binding subunit YedZ yields the protein MDPIVYAGVMSTRPANTGLKTWLPWTDRQGRFSALRGLAFALLLVPALMLLYAAWMHQLGSKPWTEAIHQTGTWAVRIFIATLAVSPFRRLFDWGKLIGIRRMLGLGVMAYALGHLALYCIDMAFDWGLIVSEIVKRFYLTIGFVALIGLVAQGVTSTDGMIRRLGKNWQRLHNLVYPIAILALLHFALQSKIDVTEPVLMSGLFLLLMLYRGLYRWKLPVSLAVLAGLALLAGLLTACLEAGWYAATSGVSAWLVFQANADILIYQDYASIRPAHWVALAGLVVALGHGLRARKARPPRQARETATARAA from the coding sequence GTGGACCCCATCGTTTATGCCGGGGTCATGAGCACCCGCCCCGCAAATACCGGCTTAAAAACCTGGCTGCCCTGGACAGACCGGCAGGGGCGGTTCTCGGCCCTGCGTGGGCTGGCCTTCGCGCTGCTGCTCGTGCCGGCACTCATGCTGCTCTACGCCGCCTGGATGCATCAGCTCGGCTCGAAGCCCTGGACGGAGGCGATCCACCAGACCGGGACCTGGGCAGTCAGGATCTTCATCGCCACGCTCGCGGTGTCGCCGTTCCGGCGCCTGTTCGACTGGGGCAAGCTGATCGGCATACGCCGCATGCTCGGCCTCGGCGTCATGGCCTATGCGCTCGGGCATCTGGCGCTCTACTGCATCGACATGGCCTTCGACTGGGGGCTGATCGTCTCGGAGATCGTCAAGCGCTTCTACCTGACGATCGGCTTCGTCGCGCTGATCGGCCTCGTCGCGCAGGGCGTGACCTCGACCGACGGCATGATCCGCCGCCTCGGCAAGAACTGGCAGCGCCTGCACAATCTCGTCTATCCGATCGCGATTTTGGCGCTGCTGCATTTCGCGCTGCAATCGAAGATCGACGTCACCGAACCCGTGCTGATGAGCGGTCTGTTCCTGCTATTGATGCTCTACCGCGGCCTGTATCGCTGGAAGCTGCCGGTTTCCTTAGCCGTGCTCGCGGGCTTGGCGCTTCTCGCAGGGCTGCTCACCGCCTGCCTGGAGGCCGGCTGGTATGCGGCGACCTCGGGCGTCTCGGCCTGGCTGGTCTTCCAGGCCAATGCCGACATCCTGATCTATCAGGATTATGCCTCGATCCGCCCGGCGCATTGGGTTGCACTCGCCGGTCTCGTGGTGGCACTCGGCCATGGCCTGCGCGCCCGCAAAGCCCGTCCGCCACGACAAGCGCGCGAGACGGCGACCGCTCGCGCGGCGTGA
- a CDS encoding HAD family hydrolase encodes MASSTPIVVFDVGNVLLRWDARLIYRSLIPESERLDWFMQNICTGDWNLEQDRGRSWEEGVALLVKQHPEWEREIRAFDESWHDSVPHAIADSVAVLEELKGQGEQVYAITNFSREKWAECLIRFPFLQSFDGVVVSAHERMLKPERAIYEVLLDRYGLTAGDCIFVDDSEKNVVGARAAGMRAVHFVEPIDLRAELRGLGVRL; translated from the coding sequence ATGGCTTCCAGCACTCCCATCGTCGTCTTCGACGTCGGCAACGTCCTGCTGCGCTGGGATGCGCGGCTGATCTACCGCTCGCTGATCCCAGAATCCGAGCGGCTCGACTGGTTCATGCAGAACATCTGCACAGGCGACTGGAACCTGGAGCAGGATCGCGGCCGCTCCTGGGAGGAGGGCGTGGCGCTGTTGGTCAAGCAGCATCCGGAATGGGAGCGCGAAATCCGCGCCTTCGACGAGAGCTGGCACGACAGCGTGCCCCATGCCATCGCCGACAGCGTCGCGGTGCTGGAGGAACTGAAGGGGCAGGGCGAGCAAGTCTACGCCATCACCAATTTCTCGCGCGAGAAATGGGCGGAATGCCTGATCCGCTTCCCGTTCCTGCAGAGCTTTGACGGCGTCGTCGTCTCCGCCCATGAGCGGATGCTGAAGCCGGAGCGCGCGATCTACGAGGTGCTGCTGGACCGTTACGGTCTGACGGCCGGCGATTGCATCTTCGTCGACGATAGCGAGAAGAACGTCGTGGGGGCCCGCGCCGCTGGCATGCGGGCCGTCCATTTCGTCGAGCCCATCGACCTGCGCGCCGAACTGCGCGGCCTGGGCGTCAGGCTCTGA
- a CDS encoding saccharopine dehydrogenase family protein — protein MTIQKRIAVLGAGQIGVIIAGMLAEQGHQVTLADASATQLKHAAGGRFATETVDASNLDALRVFLKDRDIVVSACPYFLNKGIAKVAAETKTHYFDLTEDVATTAYIKELGETSDVALVPQCGLAPGFICILGADMAARFESVRAIKMRVGALPLYPTNALRYNVTWSVDGLINEYCNPCEIVFDGQPTLVPALEGIESVMIDGVAYEAFNTSGGLGTLTETLAGKVRNMSYKTLRYPGHAEIMKLLLRDLDLADDRETLRRILTHSAPFTRKDVVVIFVTGVGERNGRLEEESVVLRYDGNDDLGAIQLTTAAGCVAMVELFLAGKLPAKGFVRQEDAVLADFLATKAGARLVGEARGVDAAGLVPSVAIKNAA, from the coding sequence ATGACCATCCAGAAGCGCATTGCCGTGCTCGGCGCCGGCCAGATCGGCGTCATCATCGCCGGCATGCTGGCCGAGCAGGGCCATCAGGTGACCCTGGCCGACGCCTCCGCCACCCAGCTCAAGCACGCGGCCGGTGGCCGTTTCGCCACCGAGACCGTCGATGCTTCCAATCTCGACGCGCTGCGCGTCTTCCTGAAGGACCGCGACATCGTCGTCAGCGCCTGCCCGTATTTCCTGAACAAGGGCATCGCCAAGGTCGCGGCCGAGACCAAGACCCATTATTTCGACCTCACCGAGGACGTCGCCACCACCGCCTATATCAAGGAGCTCGGCGAGACCTCCGACGTCGCGCTCGTCCCGCAATGCGGCCTGGCGCCCGGCTTCATCTGCATTCTCGGCGCCGACATGGCCGCGCGCTTCGAGAGCGTCCGCGCGATCAAGATGCGCGTCGGCGCGCTGCCGCTCTATCCGACCAATGCGCTACGCTACAACGTGACCTGGTCGGTCGACGGCCTGATCAACGAATACTGCAACCCCTGCGAGATCGTCTTCGACGGCCAGCCGACCCTGGTGCCGGCGCTGGAAGGCATTGAGAGCGTGATGATCGACGGCGTCGCCTACGAGGCCTTCAACACCTCGGGCGGGCTCGGCACCCTGACCGAGACGCTCGCCGGCAAGGTGCGCAACATGAGCTACAAGACGCTGCGCTATCCCGGCCATGCCGAGATCATGAAGCTGCTGCTGCGCGATCTCGACCTCGCCGACGACCGCGAGACGCTGCGCCGCATCCTGACGCATTCTGCGCCCTTCACCCGCAAGGACGTGGTCGTGATCTTCGTGACCGGTGTCGGCGAGCGAAACGGCCGCCTGGAGGAAGAGAGCGTCGTGCTGCGCTATGACGGCAATGACGATCTGGGCGCGATCCAGCTCACCACCGCCGCCGGCTGCGTCGCCATGGTCGAGCTCTTCCTTGCCGGCAAGCTGCCCGCGAAGGGCTTCGTGCGTCAGGAAGACGCCGTCCTCGCCGATTTCCTGGCGACCAAGGCGGGCGCCAGGCTGGTCGGCGAGGCCCGCGGCGTCGATGCCGCCGGTCTCGTGCCGAGCGTCGCGATCAAGAACGCAGCCTGA
- a CDS encoding Lrp/AsnC family transcriptional regulator: MARPSDAAKDRELIRILTENARLPLSEIAKQLGVSRATAQGRLSRLERDGVIAGYTTILGKASRPATTISALIMIELEMKQQGGVVAALKKRPEIVQCHTLSGHFDLCVKIECETSSDLDTIIDWIAEMEGVRRTTSSVILARKFER, encoded by the coding sequence ATGGCACGGCCGTCCGACGCCGCGAAGGACCGCGAGCTCATCCGCATTCTCACAGAGAATGCCCGCCTGCCCCTGTCCGAGATCGCCAAGCAGCTCGGCGTCTCGCGGGCGACAGCGCAGGGGCGGCTGAGCCGGCTTGAACGCGACGGGGTGATCGCCGGCTACACCACGATCCTTGGCAAGGCGAGCCGGCCGGCGACCACGATCTCGGCGCTGATCATGATCGAGCTGGAGATGAAGCAGCAGGGTGGCGTGGTCGCAGCGCTGAAGAAGCGACCGGAAATCGTGCAATGCCACACGCTGAGCGGGCATTTCGACCTCTGCGTCAAGATCGAGTGCGAGACCTCCAGCGACCTCGACACGATCATCGACTGGATCGCCGAAATGGAAGGCGTGCGCCGAACCACCTCCTCGGTGATTCTGGCCCGCAAGTTCGAGCGCTGA